Genomic segment of Synchiropus splendidus isolate RoL2022-P1 chromosome 4, RoL_Sspl_1.0, whole genome shotgun sequence:
GGCACATTGTTTGGTTCAGGACACAAAGACTTTTAAAGCAGCCactacacacacaaacccatACAATTAAAGGGGCCATGACAAGGTTCTGGAACAATGCATATTTTAAGTAGGACATTATATTATGCCGTCAACAAAGGTGGTTCTGTCGAATCTGAAAGTTTAATAAGTGTGAAATTATTTCTAAGAAAATGCAAATTAAGCGCAGTATTGCACTCTGCAAGTTCCCGAGACGCACCTTGATGACACTTGGACTATCCTGTCGCCTGATCTGTGTTTTGTCAATGCAAACATGTATCAGTGAGGGAATGCCAAAACGTTTGATGGCAGCTGGTGTTCTAATTTGGCCAGTGAAGGTGTGAGCCTGTTCTTCTTCCCAAAAGACCTTCATAAGAAACGGGTGGAAATTCAGAACAGAACAGGGGACAGGTGGCAACCTACACCATGACTCTGCAGCAATCATTGCACTGCTGAGAGTTTTGGGGAGTTGAATCCCGAAGATCCATGAGGCTTGAAAGATTGTCACCAACGAACCGGCATCCATGGTCACTGTTACTAACTGGAGTTACTGACAATGCATCCAAGCCAGGCCTGGCTCCCAAGCCACCTGCAACTCTTTGCCCAGGCACTGAAACGGCTgtggttttggtcaagttgctgttgagatgattgtttatacaggaagtaagatgaaaaagtaagagtGAAATggcaaaatttcaaaataatgtttgaatcacgtttaactttgaaacataaacaatacacATCGCCGTATGTGCACCAAGCCCCTCCATTCAGTGCAGTCGAGAGTCGCGATCCTCAGACTCGGATCGATTTATCATGACTTAGATCCgcctttcactttgtcattccctaaactaaacgtatgacATGTGTTTCGCTATCGTGCATCGTTCAGTTCAGTGGAGCATCGTTCAGTGGAGCCAAGAGTCAATATGAGACACTCAGTCTGCAGTGTTGCTCACACACGCAGACAGGagacgttattggtggcatgaaaCACGTAAAACAGTCAATAAATACAACGATTGGCACGCTCATTTCTATCTGTGCTGCTTGATaggaggatcacagtaaaatatattaattttaaaaataaatgcacaagagagATATGCCGGACGCGAACcggcaaccttgtgacacacatgGATGTACTTTAACTACTATACTGCCGCCACGTCACGTGACTTGCTGTCCAGGTGAGCGTTAGAGCCTTGTCTGCCACACCATACCTACATATATGTAGGACGTGGCGCTTTgtagcaacacagtaaaaaagtGTGTCtcctagcctctgactggtttgcCATGTCCAGTCTTTATGGTAGCATAAATCTACAGTGTCAAATCTCCTCTGCAAAAGAGTGAGTCCCTTTGTTTATGCTTTAGGTCTTGATAGAAGTGCatgtacaatttttttttcccttgattTTCCGACTTAAGTGTCACTATTACTGTAACCAGTAAGCCCTCATGcatcaaatatttacatattacgtattgatttatatatatatatatatatatatatatatatatattgcagacCAATGTCCTGCTCTTATCCATCAATGTCAGACCTGTCACCCCCTGACAGGCGGAAGTCATAGGTTCCAGAATGTGGTTCAAATAAGCAGGCTGAACtgaacctgctcttcctcctctaaAAGTATTGACCCGTTGATATACCATTGGTTTCTTTGGTTGATTCACCAGCAGGCGTTGGTGTTTGACCCTGGTACAACACAATCACACTCGTGTGTCACAATGTAATATAGTGTCTATGGCAGTGCTTCTCGGTTATTTTTTATTGCGCCTTCCCAGGAAGAAGGTAACTTCTTCCTTCCCCCCACTCTCCGCCAATtttgtaaatagtatcatttgtctgtaaaactatcataagtacacctctgcatagcattgtatccttgttagcattaaagaaaataaaaaagaaagtgataTAGAGCAACTTacaatgaagaataactttattaacattgtttttgtctgtaacagaataAACCAAACGTGCATCAATTTAccagaaattaaaaaaacactataTTACACTTTATTCAAGTAGAAAAAAAGGATGTTCTAAGGTCACATGCCCCCTACTGGCATCACTCCAAGCCTGCCCTACTATTTGAGCAGGACTGGTCTATGGTGACAACACACTATTGAAATGTTTTGCATACACCAAATGAAGACACATTTCTTCTTTGGAATTTTGTCTGGGTTGAATCATTGTCATCGACCCTTCAGAGAAGACCAAAAAAACCTGTATAATCCAGCGCTTCGTCACACCAACACAACTACAAGACAACATCGCATGGTCCTACATGTCCACCCAATAAAGATGAAACTGCAATACATTTACATGAATCTTTCAGAATTTGTGAATTTTGTGTGTACATAATCCCCTACTTTGAGCTATGTTTTTCAAAACAGACTTGCCTTAGGCCCTCGCTTCAGAAGTTTGTAGCAGTCTCATTAACActtataaacacaacaaaaatagtTGCATGTTGGTTTCCACACACATTACTTTACACGGCCACCTGCTGCTTCACCACAGTGCCACCATGCTAGACCGTACCACATGATCGAGGCGCAAGTGGCATTATATTCTCATGTAAATGTGAGAGGATGGGGGTCACATTCTGGACATAGGAGCCACAGAGTACCACAAAGCATGGAGAGGTGTGCCATTGTTAAATGAACACCGCGGCAGAGTGTACTTCTCATTTTTATATGAACcttttgaaagttattttttaatgttgagGAGACTTGACCTGCGTGTGGTTGAACTAGTGAGCTTAACTATGATTTGCCATAACCTGTAGGTGGTTAAACTAATAAGAATTTCATTCAACTCATAAATTCATTGCTCTGCTCAAATATCTGTGGGTCACTGGAGTGAAATCAAAAGTGCATTTGGTTTATTCAAACTACAAGTATGTTGTTCCCCATCACTGGCTTTGTTGCATATTTCACTTCCCAGATAGGTTAGTCCAGACCTAGAACACCACCTTGTTGTTCGAGAGGAATACTTTGTCTACACCAGCAACATGACgcaaaaaatacattcataaattattattatttcctgatgtcaagaagaaaatgaaatctcTTAAAGACACTTCCATTTAGTGTGAGTGAGGAGGAAAACTTAAAAACAGATAAGTCAGATGTCATTATTTATCATCTTTTCCCTTAATTATTCATGAAGCTGGAAGAGAATGAAATTCTCGGTTGGATTCGTCCTGAATTATTTAATCTGAAATGGTTAATTCCATACAAAGCTCGGGAAGATCCCTCCTCTGTTCTGATAAATACTTTATCACTGTTCCTAAATcgaaaacagaagaagaaaaaaaacttcagtttTCTGAAGTTTGCTTCTCTAAATTAATTGAGGAGGCTGGTGTGTTTTTGtggtttgactttgtttttcttttgtatcTGTGACTTTGGTTGCTAACTGGGACGCTTTCTGTAATAGCTTTCTGTCCGGTCATACATGTTTCTGTTCGGACCTCTGCTTCATTGAAGTTGTGAGTGCCACCTTCACTTGAGCAGCTTCATGAGGTGGGTCGCTCCTTTCATTTACAGGTGACAATGTCAAAGGCTGTCTAATGAAAGGGGACGCATGGCTGATCGCAGCTATATCTGGAGCTCGGGTGGAAGTGGCATCGATTTAACAATTTAGCAGCAGCCTCCTCTGTGTGTTTCTATTAGTCACGGCTGAATACTATCCACTTCCCCCTCCCAGTCTCAGAAAACAGACACACGcatttcagcacacacacacatttgcaagGCAGAGGAATTCTCAACTGTTCCTGAACAATTTCCTTCTACTTGAGTGTACAATAACTGGCATATGAACATATACTTAGAGCGAAACTGAATACCAACTCAAAGTACAAATGCTAGCATGAAGAAGGGTGCAAAAGGTGATTGAAGGACGTAGTTTATACTTCGAGTGGCAGAGTCGAGGTGAAGAAGCATAATATAGCCAATAATTAAGACCGGTCTACGAAAGGGTATTATTGTGCATTTTTTCCCTCTTCTGGAGTCGAAATCTCACATCCTTTTAGAACAGCTTTGCCTCAAAATTCAGATGTTTGTAATTTCAATGGTATAGCAAGTTACAGTTCAAAGTAAAATGGGCTCCGTTTTCATTTACCtatatgtatttgtgtgtgtgtgtgtgtgtgtgtgtgtgtgtgtgtgtgtgtgtgtgtgtgtgtgtgtgtgtgggcttggcCGTGTTTACACTGGCtcgtgaggaggatgaagacttgggtttcagtttggttcagagtcctggttaaggtgagctaTGTTTTTgggagggttaagttaagggtgagaggctggagaaagcattatggcaatgagaaaccctcacaatgtccccacaatacAAGCCATACAAACATGTCTTGTGTCAACAACACACAGTTTGAACACATGGGACTAAAAGGTTCTGGCTCAGTGGTGGGTGGATTGTCATCATCTGAGTAtacactcaacaaaaatatatataaacgaTGATCCATCCCACCTCACAACATGCGCTACATCAAGATGCTGATCTGACATCATGGTTAGTGCGCAGGTGTGGCTCAGACTGTCCACAATAAAAGGCCACTCTGAAATGTGCAGTTTTGTCTCACAGCAAAATGTCACAGATGTCGCAAGCATTGCAATTGGCTGCTGACAGCAGGAATGTCAACCAGATTTGTTGCTCGTGCATTGAATGTTCATTTCTCCACCATAAGCCGTCTCCAAAGGCATTTCAGAGAATATGGCAGTACATCCAACCGGCCTCACAACCACAGACCATGTGTAACCACACCAGCCCAGGACCTCTACATCCAGCAGGCTCACCTCCAAGATCgtctgagatcagacagctGCTGCAACAATTGGTTTGCATAGCCAAACAATTTCTGCACAAACTGTCAGAAACCGTCTCAGGCATGCTCATCATCTTTATCTGGGTCTTAGCCTGACTCCAGATCGTCAGCGTAGCTGACTTGAGTGGGCAAATGCTCACATTAGATGGCACCTGGCCCGTTGGGTATGGAGTGAGATCTCTGCAACCAACTTGAACGAacgtgttttggttgttgtacaCTCAAGACACGTTTTCTGAGCTCACAATCATCCCGTTGCTCATTCAACATCGCATACACACGCGCTCAACCTCGGGATGCTCTGCGCGCACAACTCCATGTGTACACAAGACTGACACCAAAGTCAGCCAATCACTGAGCTGCCGCTTGAAGTCCTCagctctcattggctgaaccTCTCCACCATTCACAAGACGTTTCAGTGGACGGGGAAGGTGCGTCCTGCTGGAACTACAtcctaaattaataaaaaatagcGCAAGACAGTGGAAACAGCACAACTATTAAGATTATGACTTACCTGAGGCTGTTGTGCGCCGTTTCTAACCAtgatgtcacatcagcaccttGATGTGGCGCATCTGTGAGGTACTTACTATCACACATTTAGACAGATTTGTGAGAGAAATGGTAACATTGTGTTTCTGGAATGAATTTTAGATCTTTAAGGCCATCCCATGAAAAatgggagcaaaaacaaaagtgttgcgTTTATATTTGTGTTGAATGTAGTTTGGTCAATTGAAGTtgccacgtgtgtgtgtgagagagagagaaagaaatgttaaacactggttttgttttgaatgtaaTCAATAAACAGGTGCACAATTTCCTCCCCAAATTCTATCCACCATGATGCTGCAGTGAAGGAATGACACAAAGGAGCACCTGCCTGGACGCTCTTATGTTTTGAGGCTTCTCATTGATTACATAACCTCACACCTTGAACCCCACAGGTGAAGACTGTCAGTGGGGGAGAGCATGTGCACTCATGTTGCCTTCCCTTGTCTTCAGTCGGTACCACTAGTTCCACTCTCCCCATCTCAGCCAGTTATTTTTCATGAATGATAATGATGAAAGAAGATCTATGTTTGCTGCCTGTTTGCAAGCCGTCATCATTGTGGTCTCATCCTGAAATCTAACCATATTGGGGTGTTGTCTGCTGCACTGCCTTTTGTCGATCTAACAgcttcatctttattttcaaatgtttccaaAACAAGGATGCttctcttttttgttctttgtcaCAATATATTATTGATCCTTTATTTTTGCCTCCAATGCCTAGAGTCCTTTATTACAGTCATGTAGGTCATGAGGTCATGTTTTTACCTGTCTCTTTGTACGTACGTCTGTCTGCAAAATAACTCGAAAAGTTCATCAGGATCCAGGAATATTGTGAAGGATTTGTTAGTCACTGTTGAGGGAGAACAGCATAGACACAACTCCACACAAAATGTATCATTGCTGGATTGCTAAAGAAGACCGTTGCAGCTTGACAACTTCTGAACTCGGATGTTCCAACACTACTTGAATACAGCAGCGTCCCAAGTGAGCTGCAACCAATGATTTCATTTGAGACCAACAATCCATCAAGAATGCTCTTTAAAATGTAGTACAATAATGTTGGGTGAAATCCCATGATGGGAGGATATGAGCTACTTGTCAGGCTTCTGTGCTCGCTGAGTGTTTTCCTGATGAAATCCTCCAGACATTAGCCTTCAATCAGTTCAACATTACCATAGATAAAGTAAGATTTGAGGATCATCTGCTGAAAGCTGTCGACACTCAACTTGTGCATGTGAAGCAACCAAACACAGACAATACACTTTACACATAATCTTCCAGGATATGATCTTGTGTCCTCGTCATGTGACTTTTTCGTCCTGCTATAGATgatgggctgttgaggcttcatgaaacaataccGTAatgttcagagctcagtagggggcgcgctcagtttaaaaatgatgggaagtttcatttaaatggcTGTTAATATTGAAAGATTTTTGAGAAGAGAGTGCCAtgtagtggcttctgaaaaggGGAGCCCTGGTTCACGAAGCTTCATAAGCCCAACAATACCTGCTGCCTTGAAACACCTGACTGGTTTGATAAAACCAGTCAACAATTGAAGGTTTCTCCATTTTCAGGACCACTCCCGAGGCTCCTTATTTTTACAATGATTAAAACAGAAAGCATCTTGTGCAGaaatctgtgtgtttttttattcaatatttggCGCTACTGTAAGTGGTGTGGCTGTTTGCTTGTTGCTTttcaccacagccagcagattcAAAGACGAGGTTCAACCAGAATCATCAGACACGAGTACCACAATGTCCAGTGTGATTGTGTGCAGTGATGACAGGCAAACATGAACACACCAAACACAAGTGACTGTTGGATCGGAACATAGAAATCTGAGTTCAGAAGTCCAGAAAAAAACCTGGTCGACCACTACAGAGATGATCTGACGAGTTCAAAGTTGTGTTCTTGTGAGTCATTAAAACATTTCCACGACCCTGAGGGTTTGGATTGTTTGAACGGAGGCGAGTGAAAGACTTCGTCCACCCATTCTCGTAGCGTGGTGACCGGTGACTCATGTTGTGCTTCTGCCCTGGTCAGCTCCATGTTCGCGTGATACacaggagaggtggagcctgTGGCAGACAACATGCAGGGCGGATACTCTTCCTGCATCCTGTTGTCCACAGCAGTGTGAGCAATGGACCAGATTTTGGGCTTATTGTCTGTACTTTCTGGGTAGAAGGTTGCGTTTTGGTCGAGGATCGGCGAAGGCTTGCGGCAGTCAGGAGACAACCGCTCCGTGCCTTTCATTAAGTCCACATCAAGACTGGGATGAGAATGCAAGACCTTTGCGCAGATGTCTTCAGTGTGAATTTGAGACTTGGGCTCACAGTCGGAAGCGTCAGACTCCAGTAGATCGAACTCCTCAAGATCGCTCTGCTGGTCTGAACACTGTGGATCTGTGGAGAAGTAcacaaaaaatagaaacataCTTTGACTCGGAAAACAGTTGCcaagttttcattttgttgctcTAAGTACACAACATTTCTGTATAAACAGCACCTAGGTAGTTTCACTAACTTGAAAAGAACAATCCAAAAACATCAACACCAAACAAAACCCTGAAATCATTCAAAAAATTGACGTTGAAATTTCGATCACTTGAATACCAGATCTCTTATATTTTCTACATGACAAACAATGTCGGAGTGAAAATGTGGTACTCACTGACAAAAGAAAAACCTAAACTTCATGAATGTATTCAAGAAAATGTActgtatctgacacagaaacttcaCGTCTTCTTGAGAAGAGATGTGTAAATGTAATGAGACTGCaatagaggagattgaaataaacattcagtcaTGTCTTGCAATGTAGTTGTTCCCATAGTGTGGCTAGCAAAACATTTGAGACCTGAAAAATGTCtgcaaatacaatacaatacaccaGATGATATACCATCATCTGAAATCCTGCCGCGGTCTCTCTGGAAAGCAGCAAAGATTTAGGCTTCTTTAAAGGTTTATTGTGAAAGTGGTCAAATGTGGTCAAGTGTTAAGTCCCATCTACATCTTCCCCAGCTGGTCTTCAACTTGTTATTTGCAGTGTCTACCAGGATTTTTAATTTGATGTCCATTAGAGCCAACAACATTTGTGTTCACTTACCAGTTCCATCTTTTTCACCCTTCAGTAACTTCTCTGCTTCATCACTGTCTTCATCACACCCGCGGTCGTCTGAGCCTTTGCAAGCCCTTGGAGACCAGGTCACCTTGTTCTCCTTCTTCAACCTCCTGCGAGCATTTGCAAACCAGGTGGACACCTAAAGAAGCAGGTAAAGGGGAGTCAGGAGGTGTCGCAGGCTGGGGCCCAAACATTTTTTAGCCCAACAACAAACCTGGGTGAGAGTCATCCTGGTGATGATAGCAAGCATTATCTTCTCCCCCTTGGTGGGATACGGGTTCTTCTGATGCTCCTGCAACCAGGCCTTTAGGGTGCCGGTAGTCTCTCTTGTGGCATTTTTACGTCGGGAAGCACCGTCGTTCGAGGAGTAGCTGAAGACAAATTGCGATTGATCAGTCAGAGGCAGTTTAACCACTTCTGTCGCCTCTGgaaaactttggaaacactGGTTTTATGTGAATGGCAGCAACACCAATCGAAGGGAGTGATGGACATAAGTAAAGGCAGTGTTTTAGTTTTCAGTCAACCATGAAAATTGATATCCGGTGACGTAAAAATCGGGAATGGATGAAGGAATTGTAATAATAGAAACAACGCAGGAAGTCAAACTTTAACTGAACAACAGTCTGTTGCTGAGGGATGCCTgaaatattagaatatttattatttttattagtattatatattatagtCAGCACAAGCTGCAGTCCATGTAAAGACTTGGCAGACAGGACTTTGCATTATCTTATGTCATGATAAACTGAAGGACCAGGGTCCTGAATGTTGGACTAACCTGCTGTCAATCAAgagtaaaagtttttttttaacattatatATCATCAGTATTTTGTGAAACTCTCAGTTGGTGACAGGGGTCAGGTGACACAGTTATGCTTTTTGAGCCGGAAGTTATCTTCTTGTACTGCTGCCATTTCAGTGCTCGACTTTCTTTAGTTATCCCTCTCAATTCACGTAAATCATTGTGTTACATATCGCTCTGTTTCcagtataaaaatgtatttaatataatTATTGATATAGTGAAGGCATTCTGGGCATTTTGGCAAGTAACTTAAACGGCATTGctcattgatttatttgaatgtattttatattgtaACAATACAATTTTATTCCTTTATTTAAATAGCATCATATAGTTTCTAAATCATTTTATCATCATATACGTATTATTTCCTTTCAGTGTCATTTATTAAGCTACACTGATGTGCTTTGCCGTAATTAGTGCAATACAATTGTTAGACATGAAATATAAACTTTTTAACAGTAACTAACACAAGCTTCTCCAGAGGACTGTCTGATGGATGCAGGTCCCGGGAAGCTCATATCCAGTCCTGTGTGTACATTCAAGTGCCTGCTCAGCTTCTTCATTCTGATCAGAGCACTTACCCATATCTTTCATGGGAGTATTGTCCAAATGCATAGTCATAAGGATAGTAGGTGGAAGATGCAGCTCCAATTTTGGGTTCCAATTGGCCCTTTAAGTGA
This window contains:
- the irx4b gene encoding iroquois-class homeodomain protein IRX-4b, which encodes MAYSQLGYSTSPQFLMTSGTLASCLEPASPPSYPVLRSPAHQLSQHAPPAAIYSSSCHKSQGYYSPCSADFGALYSRGQLEPKIGAASSTYYPYDYAFGQYSHERYGYSSNDGASRRKNATRETTGTLKAWLQEHQKNPYPTKGEKIMLAIITRMTLTQVSTWFANARRRLKKENKVTWSPRACKGSDDRGCDEDSDEAEKLLKGEKDGTDPQCSDQQSDLEEFDLLESDASDCEPKSQIHTEDICAKVLHSHPSLDVDLMKGTERLSPDCRKPSPILDQNATFYPESTDNKPKIWSIAHTAVDNRMQEEYPPCMLSATGSTSPVYHANMELTRAEAQHESPVTTLREWVDEVFHSPPFKQSKPSGSWKCFNDSQEHNFELVRSSL